A DNA window from Nitrospirota bacterium contains the following coding sequences:
- the mraY gene encoding phospho-N-acetylmuramoyl-pentapeptide-transferase: protein MLYHLLYPLHTFWIGFNVFKYITFRTAYAIITALLICFIFGPWVINRLKALKIGQQIRDDGPKTHINKEGTPTMGGLLILGAIFIPTLLWADLTNRYIWIVLLAAGGFGLIGFIDDYLKIKKGNSKGMKGIYKIVLQLIIALIIGMILYFDPKDPYTSMLSIPFFKKWLIDLGWFYIPFAILVIVGSSNAVNLTDGIDGLATGLVGIAAAANAGFVYVSGHAQFARYLQVLYMPGMGELTIFCGAMLGACLGFLWYNTYPAEIFMGDVGSLGLGGALGTLAVITKHEIVLAIVGGIFVIEALSVIFQVGYFKLTGGKRIFKMAPIHHHFELKGWSEPKVLVRFWIIGIMLALLSLSTLKLR from the coding sequence ATGCTTTATCATCTTTTATATCCACTCCATACATTCTGGATAGGATTTAATGTCTTCAAGTATATAACATTCAGAACTGCCTATGCTATTATCACTGCACTCCTGATATGTTTTATATTTGGTCCGTGGGTAATTAATAGACTGAAGGCGCTCAAGATAGGTCAGCAGATAAGAGATGATGGACCGAAAACCCACATTAATAAGGAAGGAACACCTACAATGGGAGGATTGCTTATACTCGGTGCTATATTTATCCCTACACTTCTATGGGCTGACCTTACGAATAGATACATATGGATTGTGCTTTTAGCTGCTGGAGGTTTTGGTCTCATTGGATTTATCGACGATTATCTTAAGATAAAAAAGGGTAACTCAAAAGGCATGAAAGGTATATACAAGATTGTATTGCAGTTAATCATTGCGTTAATCATAGGCATGATACTTTATTTTGACCCGAAGGACCCTTACACCTCCATGCTCAGTATCCCATTCTTTAAAAAATGGCTCATAGACCTTGGATGGTTTTACATTCCATTTGCCATACTTGTTATAGTTGGCTCATCAAACGCAGTAAATCTCACAGACGGTATAGATGGTCTGGCTACAGGACTGGTTGGCATCGCAGCAGCCGCCAATGCAGGGTTTGTGTATGTCTCTGGACATGCCCAGTTTGCAAGATACCTTCAGGTATTATACATGCCTGGAATGGGTGAACTGACAATATTTTGTGGAGCTATGCTTGGCGCCTGTTTGGGTTTTCTATGGTATAACACCTATCCAGCAGAAATCTTTATGGGTGATGTTGGCTCCCTTGGTCTCGGAGGTGCTCTTGGCACCCTTGCGGTTATTACGAAACATGAGATCGTTCTTGCAATTGTTGGAGGGATATTTGTAATAGAGGCACTTTCGGTTATATTTCAGGTAGGTTATTTCAAACTTACAGGAGGGAAAAGGATATTCAAAATGGCTCCGATACACCACCATTTTGAACTTAAAGGTTGGTCTGAGCCAAAGGTTCTCGTTAGATTCTGGATTATAGGTATAATGCTTGCGCTCCTTTCGTTAAGCACGCTTAAACTAAGATAA
- a CDS encoding UDP-N-acetylmuramoyl-L-alanyl-D-glutamate--2,6-diaminopimelate ligase: protein MMMLRELVSAIEPLKVYGDMDKEITGISCDSRKTEKGNLFVAIKGYSKDGHLYIHDATSRGASAIVIEEFHQSILNQVQDHSRKSTVFIVVPNSRRALALLSDRFYNHPSKNLRLIGITGTNGKTTTSYLIRSALHQWGRNVGLLGTVGYVIDDEIIEAPNTTPESLDLQRYLSRMVNSGITHAVVEVSSHALSLNRVDGCEFDVAVFTNITRDHIDFHCSIEEYIRAKRMLLGYIKREGFAVINIDDRCINEFSSTIRGNVLTYGLNEKADVMARLLPSMKENETTLAINTPSEGFETSTTLLGRHNIYNILAATSACVALGVPLHAINNGIKSQGCIPGRLEKIDLGQDFLCIVDYAHTEDALERLICTARELITQDSKLQTPNSSPRIITIFGCGGNRDRGKRPLMGKVASELSDIVIITSDNPRDEEPLEIINEIISGIKGDNYYVIPDRKEAINYAINCARKGDTVLIAGKGHEDYQIIGGKRYPFDDRKVAREMIKSKCKNQNAKIKIQNDI, encoded by the coding sequence ATGATGATGCTAAGAGAATTAGTCTCAGCAATAGAACCCTTAAAAGTATACGGGGATATGGATAAAGAAATCACTGGTATATCCTGTGACTCAAGAAAAACAGAAAAGGGCAATCTCTTTGTAGCTATAAAAGGTTATTCAAAAGATGGACATCTTTATATACATGATGCCACCAGCAGAGGTGCATCAGCGATTGTTATTGAGGAATTTCATCAATCGATCCTGAATCAAGTTCAGGACCACAGTCGAAAGTCGACAGTCTTTATAGTGGTTCCAAATTCGAGACGGGCACTGGCCCTTCTTTCAGATAGATTCTATAACCATCCATCTAAAAATCTCAGGCTCATAGGGATTACAGGGACAAATGGTAAGACGACCACATCATATCTGATAAGGTCAGCACTTCACCAATGGGGTAGAAATGTCGGGCTTTTAGGGACGGTAGGCTATGTTATAGATGATGAAATAATAGAAGCACCAAATACTACCCCTGAATCATTAGACCTGCAGAGGTATCTGTCCCGAATGGTGAATTCCGGTATAACCCATGCTGTTGTAGAGGTCTCTTCACATGCCCTATCACTCAACAGGGTAGATGGGTGTGAATTTGATGTGGCAGTTTTTACCAATATCACACGGGATCATATAGATTTTCACTGTAGTATAGAGGAGTACATCCGTGCAAAAAGGATGCTCCTTGGTTATATAAAAAGGGAAGGATTTGCAGTAATAAATATAGATGACCGATGTATAAACGAATTTAGCAGCACCATTAGGGGAAATGTATTAACTTATGGTTTAAATGAAAAGGCAGATGTAATGGCGAGGTTATTACCTTCTATGAAAGAGAACGAAACTACACTCGCTATCAATACACCATCAGAAGGTTTTGAGACATCTACAACCCTGCTCGGCAGACATAATATCTATAACATACTTGCAGCCACATCAGCATGTGTTGCGCTTGGTGTTCCACTTCATGCGATAAACAATGGGATTAAGAGTCAAGGCTGTATTCCTGGAAGGCTTGAAAAGATTGACCTCGGTCAGGACTTTCTATGCATAGTTGACTATGCACACACAGAGGATGCACTGGAGAGGCTTATATGTACTGCGAGGGAGCTTATAACACAAGATTCAAAACTCCAAACTCCGAACTCTTCGCCTCGTATTATCACTATTTTTGGATGTGGGGGAAACAGAGACAGGGGGAAGAGGCCGCTTATGGGTAAAGTCGCATCTGAACTGAGTGATATCGTTATAATAACATCTGACAATCCGAGGGATGAAGAGCCACTTGAGATTATAAATGAGATAATATCCGGAATAAAAGGAGATAATTACTACGTCATTCCTGATAGAAAAGAGGCAATTAACTATGCGATAAATTGTGCCAGAAAAGGTGATACTGTTCTTATAGCAGGGAAGGGTCATGAAGACTATCAGATAATCGGAGGAAAAAGATATCCCTTTGATGACAGAAAAGTGGCAAGGGAGATGATAAAATCAAAATGCAAAAATCAAAATGCAAAAATCAAAATCCAAAATGACATATAA
- the murF gene encoding UDP-N-acetylmuramoyl-tripeptide--D-alanyl-D-alanine ligase, which translates to MFTVEDILKATGGRLLRGEKGSVFSGVSIDSRTIKSGELFIALKGNRLDGHDFIEDAAKNDAAGVIISSPFTIHGSQLKEKAVMTVDDTLSALQKIAHYWRMKFDIPVVAVTGTNGKTTTKEMIASIIKTMMPVLSTEGNLNNHIGVPLTLLRLRESHRIAVIEMGMSNTGEIKRLCEISVPTIGVITNIGPAHLATLGNIENVLKAKMELAESVSDTLIINADDPYLSSFRLQTSDFRLLTFGFGESADVKAEVLKDIHLSLPGRHNIYNALASYAVAIALGIDIEKIKSGLESFKSVKGRSEILEIKGRKIINDSYNANPKSMESAIELLLSMKGNGKAVAVLGDMFELGAAGEDAHKALGSYIADIKKIDIFIAVGTLMSIAADKAKEAGMQEDSVLLFGDPEDVAEVIMNITDKGDTVLVKGSRAMAMERIIERIEDCEAIGGRETLERDISFKKVGV; encoded by the coding sequence ATGTTTACCGTAGAAGATATATTAAAAGCAACTGGTGGTAGACTCCTTAGAGGAGAAAAAGGATCCGTCTTCTCAGGGGTCTCAATAGATTCAAGGACAATAAAAAGTGGAGAACTTTTCATCGCATTGAAAGGTAACAGATTGGATGGTCATGATTTCATTGAAGATGCTGCAAAGAATGACGCAGCAGGAGTGATAATAAGTTCACCGTTCACCATTCATGGTTCACAGTTAAAGGAGAAGGCAGTGATGACGGTAGACGATACCTTATCTGCACTTCAGAAAATCGCCCATTACTGGAGGATGAAGTTTGACATACCTGTTGTGGCGGTGACAGGCACAAATGGTAAAACTACGACAAAGGAGATGATTGCTTCTATTATAAAAACAATGATGCCTGTTTTGAGCACCGAAGGAAATCTTAATAATCATATAGGTGTTCCACTTACTTTGCTCAGATTGAGAGAATCGCACAGGATTGCAGTGATAGAAATGGGGATGAGCAATACAGGGGAGATAAAGAGACTCTGTGAAATATCAGTACCGACAATAGGTGTTATCACAAATATCGGTCCTGCCCATCTTGCAACACTTGGTAATATAGAAAATGTTCTTAAAGCAAAGATGGAACTTGCAGAATCTGTAAGTGACACACTGATAATTAATGCAGATGATCCATATCTGTCCTCTTTCAGACTTCAGACTTCAGACTTCAGACTATTGACCTTTGGATTTGGAGAAAGTGCAGATGTAAAGGCGGAGGTGCTAAAAGACATCCATTTGTCCCTGCCGGGGAGACATAATATCTATAACGCCCTTGCATCATATGCAGTGGCGATTGCATTAGGGATAGATATAGAAAAGATAAAGAGTGGGCTTGAGTCGTTTAAATCAGTCAAAGGTCGCTCTGAGATATTGGAAATAAAGGGAAGGAAGATAATAAATGACTCTTATAATGCCAATCCCAAGTCAATGGAATCTGCTATAGAACTTCTTTTATCCATGAAAGGTAATGGAAAAGCAGTGGCTGTTCTCGGTGATATGTTTGAACTCGGAGCCGCTGGGGAAGATGCACACAAGGCATTAGGTTCATACATTGCAGATATTAAAAAAATCGATATATTTATCGCAGTAGGTACGCTTATGAGTATAGCTGCTGATAAGGCAAAAGAGGCAGGGATGCAGGAAGACTCGGTCCTTTTATTCGGTGACCCAGAAGATGTTGCAGAGGTCATCATGAATATAACGGATAAAGGAGATACCGTGCTCGTAAAGGGTTCGAGGGCAATGGCAATGGAAAGAATCATTGAAAGAATCGAAGATTGCGAAGCAATCGGAGGTCGTGAAACATTAGAACGTGACATCTCGTTTAAAAAGGTGGGTGTCTGA
- the murD gene encoding UDP-N-acetylmuramoyl-L-alanine--D-glutamate ligase, translating into MNDLRKTFNERNGFKGKKITVVGAARSGVSASNLLVSKGADVTITDIKEAVHLRTYLERLDKRVKTSLGRHQPDIFTNVDMIVISPGVPMGIGPLSIAIRNNIPVISELELAYNSIDVPFIAITGTNGKSTTTMLIREILKGAGLNVFVGGNIGNALCDIFSTLNSQLSTLNYVVAEVSSFQLEGVKDFKPHIACILNITPDHLDRYKDMDEYMTAKSRIFTNQDKNDFLILNADDPLTCSLTRRACSNIVLFSRYRQQARKNTPLVCLNGEEIIYKSSGKKELICSLNELRIKGIHNIENAMAAVAASMLTGISLESVRKTLREFDGLEHRIEFVSEIDGVAYINDSKGTNVGAVEKSILSFTAPVILIAGGLDKGGEFTLLRETVRERVKAMVLIGEARDKIKAALGDLVDTCIADSMSEAVKIASVLSVKGDVVLLSPACASFDMFKDYEDRGRQFKESVKNLKGMTEGFNV; encoded by the coding sequence ATGAACGACCTCAGGAAAACCTTTAATGAGAGAAATGGGTTTAAAGGTAAAAAGATAACTGTGGTCGGTGCCGCAAGAAGTGGCGTATCTGCATCAAATCTACTTGTCTCAAAAGGAGCAGATGTAACAATAACTGATATTAAAGAGGCTGTTCATCTTAGAACCTATCTTGAAAGATTAGATAAAAGAGTAAAGACATCTCTTGGAAGACACCAGCCTGATATCTTCACTAATGTAGATATGATTGTTATAAGTCCAGGGGTTCCTATGGGTATAGGGCCACTTTCGATCGCAATCAGGAATAATATCCCTGTGATAAGTGAACTTGAACTCGCATATAACTCTATTGATGTTCCCTTTATAGCGATAACAGGGACTAATGGAAAATCTACTACAACCATGCTAATCAGAGAGATACTTAAGGGTGCTGGATTAAATGTTTTTGTTGGTGGAAATATTGGCAATGCCCTCTGTGATATTTTCTCAACTCTCAACTCTCAACTCTCAACTCTCAACTATGTGGTAGCCGAGGTCTCAAGCTTTCAGCTTGAGGGTGTAAAAGACTTCAAGCCGCATATCGCATGTATACTGAACATTACACCAGATCATCTTGATAGATATAAAGATATGGATGAATATATGACAGCTAAGTCAAGGATATTCACCAATCAAGATAAAAATGATTTTCTTATATTGAATGCAGATGATCCTCTCACATGTTCTCTTACAAGAAGGGCGTGTTCAAATATAGTTTTATTTTCGCGATACAGACAACAGGCAAGAAAAAATACCCCCCTCGTTTGTCTAAATGGTGAAGAAATTATATATAAATCATCTGGTAAAAAAGAACTTATCTGTTCTCTTAATGAACTGAGGATTAAGGGTATCCATAACATCGAAAATGCAATGGCAGCAGTTGCTGCATCAATGCTTACAGGAATAAGTCTAGAGTCTGTAAGAAAAACCCTTAGAGAATTTGATGGCCTTGAACATCGTATAGAGTTTGTTTCTGAGATAGATGGTGTGGCCTATATAAATGACTCAAAGGGGACAAATGTAGGTGCTGTTGAAAAGTCAATCTTGAGTTTCACTGCTCCTGTTATACTAATAGCAGGAGGATTGGATAAGGGTGGAGAATTTACTCTTCTCAGGGAAACCGTCAGAGAAAGGGTTAAGGCGATGGTTCTTATTGGAGAGGCAAGGGACAAGATAAAAGCTGCACTTGGAGATCTCGTTGATACCTGCATCGCTGATTCGATGAGTGAAGCAGTAAAAATAGCATCAGTGCTATCTGTTAAGGGAGATGTGGTATTGCTGTCTCCTGCATGTGCGAGTTTTGATATGTTTAAAGATTATGAAGACAGGGGGAGACAGTTTAAGGAGTCGGTTAAGAATTTAAAAGGAATGACAGAAGGATTTAATGTATAG
- the murG gene encoding undecaprenyldiphospho-muramoylpentapeptide beta-N-acetylglucosaminyltransferase, with translation MRIIIAGGGTGGHLYPGIAIAEELKKRDMNNEILFVGAPYGIEQKVLPKEGYQLRMIDVKGIVGLGIRGKMKALTKLPVAFYKSYHIIKDFKPDVVVGVGGYSSGPIVQVACLLGIPTLIHEQNSIPGLANRILGRFVDAVAISFPVSASFFSTKKVTFTGNPTRKIFRTISKEEALRKMGIDEGLFVVFVVGGSKGAHRINCLIVEAAEYLSCAKNHLQIIHQTGDKDHPWVVDEYNKKGFKSVVIPFIEDIASVYAVADLVIARAGASTISEITISGKPSVLIPYPYAASNHQEINARVLSDSGASEVVLERDIDVEKFAEMVLSLIQDKKRLEDMSNKASMLGRSDAAEKVVDLIYRIQKK, from the coding sequence ATGCGTATAATAATAGCAGGTGGAGGGACAGGTGGTCATCTCTATCCTGGAATTGCTATCGCAGAAGAGTTAAAGAAAAGAGATATGAACAACGAGATCCTTTTTGTAGGTGCACCTTACGGGATAGAACAGAAGGTATTACCTAAGGAAGGTTATCAATTAAGGATGATCGATGTAAAGGGAATAGTAGGTCTCGGCATTAGAGGAAAAATGAAGGCTTTGACAAAGCTTCCTGTGGCATTCTATAAATCTTATCATATTATAAAGGATTTTAAGCCAGATGTAGTGGTCGGGGTTGGTGGATATTCTTCAGGTCCCATAGTGCAGGTTGCTTGCTTGCTTGGTATTCCAACATTGATCCACGAGCAGAATTCAATCCCAGGACTTGCAAACAGGATACTGGGTAGGTTCGTTGATGCGGTAGCGATAAGTTTTCCTGTATCAGCAAGCTTCTTTTCCACGAAGAAGGTTACATTTACAGGAAATCCAACGAGGAAAATATTCAGGACAATCTCGAAGGAAGAGGCATTAAGGAAGATGGGTATTGATGAAGGATTATTTGTAGTATTTGTGGTGGGTGGCAGTAAGGGAGCACACAGGATTAACTGCTTGATAGTTGAGGCGGCGGAATATCTCTCTTGTGCAAAAAATCATTTGCAGATTATTCATCAAACAGGTGATAAAGATCATCCATGGGTTGTTGATGAATACAATAAAAAGGGATTTAAATCAGTGGTTATTCCGTTTATAGAAGATATTGCTTCTGTATATGCGGTTGCCGACCTTGTTATTGCCCGTGCTGGTGCTTCAACGATCTCCGAAATAACAATCTCTGGAAAGCCATCAGTCCTTATACCGTATCCCTATGCCGCATCAAATCACCAGGAGATAAACGCACGAGTTCTCTCAGATTCCGGTGCCTCTGAAGTAGTTCTTGAAAGAGATATAGATGTAGAGAAATTCGCTGAGATGGTATTATCACTAATTCAAGATAAAAAAAGATTGGAGGATATGAGTAATAAGGCATCAATGCTTGGAAGGAGTGATGCTGCAGAAAAGGTGGTGGACCTGATTTATAGGATTCAGAAAAAATAG
- a CDS encoding D-alanyl-D-alanine carboxypeptidase family protein, whose translation MRLRMLVFIWIMVIHNHAIAGAPHSGDMTAKSAIAIDAKTGNVLYAKKTILRHPPASTTKIVTGIVAIEMTDRFDRMVVVSKNAASVPLSKIGLHEGDRITVDELLLGSLLKSGNDAAVALAESIAGSEKAFVTLMNKKVKDIGAKNTHFINSTGLPGKGQYTTVSDLVKIMDYAMKNPKFAEIVGTRIAVIEPEGKKVLLRNTNKLLWMYDGATGGKTGYTKVAKHCFVGEASKNGSSVIIALLGSKNLWEDARLLFEKGFDIISRRML comes from the coding sequence ATGAGATTAAGGATGCTTGTATTTATATGGATAATGGTAATCCATAACCACGCTATAGCAGGGGCACCCCATTCAGGTGATATGACAGCTAAATCTGCTATTGCGATAGATGCAAAAACAGGAAATGTCCTTTATGCAAAAAAAACTATACTCAGACATCCTCCTGCAAGCACAACAAAGATAGTTACGGGGATTGTTGCTATCGAAATGACAGACAGATTTGACAGGATGGTAGTGGTAAGCAAGAATGCAGCATCAGTTCCATTAAGTAAGATAGGGCTACATGAAGGAGACCGCATTACTGTTGATGAACTGCTTTTGGGATCCCTTTTAAAATCAGGTAATGATGCAGCGGTCGCATTAGCTGAGAGTATCGCAGGCAGTGAAAAGGCGTTTGTTACTTTGATGAATAAAAAGGTGAAGGATATAGGTGCAAAGAATACCCACTTTATCAATTCTACAGGCCTTCCAGGAAAAGGACAGTATACAACTGTGTCAGACCTTGTAAAGATAATGGATTACGCCATGAAGAATCCAAAGTTTGCTGAGATTGTTGGAACACGTATCGCAGTAATAGAACCTGAGGGAAAGAAGGTGTTACTCAGAAATACCAATAAACTGCTGTGGATGTATGATGGTGCAACAGGTGGGAAGACAGGATATACAAAAGTTGCAAAACACTGTTTTGTAGGTGAGGCATCAAAGAACGGAAGCAGCGTTATAATTGCCCTTCTCGGGAGCAAAAATCTATGGGAAGACGCAAGACTTTTATTTGAGAAAGGGTTCGATATTATCTCAAGGAGGATGTTATGA
- the ftsW gene encoding putative lipid II flippase FtsW, with protein sequence MYRLMHDKLTFHRRINLRGYHYDHIILMATLALIGIGLAAIYSSSAVMAMNKYGNPYYFLRNQLMWVAIGLLGMFIGMRLNYTKLKGTTVFLLILSLILLILVLIPGIGSEINGARRWLRAWSFSFQPIEIAKLSLIIYIAYYIERKEDVIRDFKYGFLPAIVVLTIFQILIMRQPDIGSAFVIGLCIIVLLFIAGARITHILTLALISLPYIYKILSSTGYRKKRIIAFLDPWNDSTGAGFQMVQSFLALGSGGLFGVGIGEGKQKLFYLPEPHTDFIFSLIGEELGFVGGITVILLFSLIIWRGLKIALGASDVFGMYLALGITIMIGGQALMNLGVVTGLLPTKGITLPFVSAGGSSLVVSMTAIGILLSVRRVALQKIQRFSCDQKGTAQW encoded by the coding sequence ATGTATAGATTAATGCACGATAAGTTAACTTTTCATAGAAGGATTAATCTCAGGGGTTATCATTATGACCATATAATCCTTATGGCAACCCTCGCATTAATCGGTATTGGTTTGGCGGCGATTTACAGCTCCAGTGCAGTGATGGCTATGAATAAATATGGTAACCCGTATTATTTTCTGAGAAATCAGCTAATGTGGGTTGCTATTGGACTTTTAGGTATGTTCATTGGCATGAGACTCAATTACACAAAGCTCAAGGGTACAACTGTATTTTTATTGATATTATCTCTGATACTTCTGATACTTGTGTTGATACCAGGGATTGGAAGCGAGATAAATGGCGCAAGAAGATGGCTCAGGGCATGGTCATTCTCTTTTCAGCCTATAGAGATAGCAAAACTCAGTCTGATTATATATATCGCATATTACATAGAGAGGAAAGAAGATGTGATAAGGGATTTTAAATATGGTTTTCTTCCAGCGATTGTAGTATTGACGATATTCCAGATACTGATAATGCGACAGCCTGACATTGGTTCAGCATTCGTAATAGGTTTGTGCATTATAGTGCTCCTGTTTATAGCAGGTGCAAGAATTACTCATATACTTACACTTGCCCTTATTTCACTGCCTTATATCTATAAGATATTGTCCAGTACAGGATACAGAAAAAAGAGGATTATTGCATTTCTTGACCCTTGGAATGACTCTACAGGTGCGGGTTTTCAGATGGTGCAATCTTTCCTTGCACTTGGAAGCGGTGGGCTCTTTGGCGTTGGTATAGGTGAAGGTAAACAGAAACTATTTTATCTCCCAGAACCTCATACAGATTTTATCTTTTCTTTGATTGGAGAAGAGCTTGGTTTTGTGGGAGGAATAACAGTAATACTTCTGTTCTCTCTGATAATATGGAGAGGTTTGAAGATAGCATTAGGAGCAAGTGATGTATTCGGTATGTATCTTGCGCTCGGGATAACCATAATGATCGGTGGACAGGCGCTTATGAATCTTGGAGTTGTTACAGGGCTATTGCCAACAAAAGGGATTACTCTGCCATTCGTAAGCGCTGGTGGTTCTTCCCTTGTAGTGAGTATGACTGCTATCGGGATATTGTTGAGTGTGAGAAGAGTAGCACTCCAAAAAATCCAGAGATTTTCTTGTGATCAAAAAGGGACAGCCCAATGGTGA
- a CDS encoding penicillin-binding protein 2 encodes MWLKKPINRSLEGAKNRAIMIGIILSLSFFVIIIRLFHLMILQHDELTKKADKQHYKAIIVEPKRGTIYDRKMRELAVNVDIESLYGVPSEMENLKAVAVKLSAVLNKNPSDLIRRFEEPKPFIWIDRKLDPIRVEKIKELDLSNREIGFLTESKRFYPKRFLAGQVLGFAGIDNQGLEGIELSYERYIRAGGGWKIVERDATGREIFSTRSKGLPPAPGNDIILTIDETIQYIAEKELDKVMAKTGASGSVAIVADPKRGEILAMAVRPEFNPNIPAAYPPSERKNRAITDIYEPGSTFKFIIAAAALEEGKVNLSDRFDCSSGAIEVGGKVIRDVHRNGVLTFAEVIQKSSNVGAIQIAARLEKEAIFKYIKLFGFGEKTGIDLLGEVVGLVKEPSKWSATSMGAIPIGQEIAVTPLQMLMALSTIANDGYLMKPYIVSEIRDHEGKVINKTSPRIVKRVVSEATVKVLKDILGTVVMEGGTGRSAAIEGNPVAGKTGTAQKFDFSIRRYSKQKYVSSFVGFVPADDPRLAIIVVVDEPKGEIYGGRVAAPVFKNIAEQSMAYLNIPVNTGMHVVFTNANGNDSYEVQ; translated from the coding sequence ATGTGGTTAAAAAAACCGATAAATAGAAGTCTGGAAGGTGCGAAGAATCGTGCCATAATGATAGGTATTATCCTTTCTTTATCCTTCTTCGTTATTATAATCCGTCTCTTTCATCTTATGATTCTTCAACACGATGAACTCACAAAAAAGGCAGATAAACAACACTACAAGGCAATAATAGTTGAGCCAAAGAGGGGCACGATATATGACAGGAAGATGCGAGAACTCGCGGTAAATGTGGATATCGAATCACTTTATGGTGTTCCTTCAGAAATGGAAAATCTTAAAGCAGTGGCTGTAAAACTTTCTGCAGTATTGAACAAGAATCCTTCAGATCTTATAAGGAGATTTGAGGAGCCAAAACCATTTATATGGATAGACAGAAAACTCGACCCAATCAGGGTAGAAAAGATTAAGGAACTCGATCTCAGCAATAGGGAGATCGGGTTTCTTACCGAAAGTAAAAGGTTTTATCCAAAACGGTTCCTTGCAGGTCAGGTACTTGGTTTTGCCGGCATTGATAATCAAGGACTTGAAGGGATAGAACTGAGCTATGAAAGGTATATAAGAGCGGGAGGAGGATGGAAGATCGTAGAACGGGATGCAACAGGTAGAGAGATATTTTCTACACGATCTAAGGGGTTACCTCCCGCTCCTGGCAATGATATTATATTGACCATAGATGAGACGATACAGTATATTGCAGAAAAAGAGTTAGATAAGGTAATGGCGAAGACAGGTGCGAGTGGTAGTGTAGCCATCGTCGCTGATCCAAAGAGAGGCGAGATACTTGCGATGGCGGTAAGACCTGAATTTAACCCAAATATTCCAGCAGCTTATCCTCCATCAGAACGAAAAAACAGAGCGATCACAGATATTTATGAACCTGGATCAACATTTAAGTTTATCATTGCAGCAGCCGCACTTGAGGAAGGGAAGGTAAACCTTTCTGATAGATTCGACTGCAGTAGTGGGGCGATAGAGGTTGGAGGCAAAGTTATACGGGATGTTCATAGAAATGGGGTTCTGACATTTGCCGAGGTTATCCAGAAGTCAAGTAATGTGGGGGCTATTCAGATTGCTGCGAGACTTGAAAAAGAGGCAATATTCAAGTATATAAAGTTATTTGGTTTTGGTGAGAAGACAGGTATAGACCTTTTGGGTGAGGTTGTAGGATTGGTGAAGGAACCATCAAAATGGTCTGCTACATCTATGGGGGCGATTCCTATCGGGCAGGAGATAGCCGTTACACCATTGCAGATGCTGATGGCACTCTCTACGATTGCAAATGATGGGTATCTGATGAAGCCTTACATTGTTTCTGAGATAAGAGACCACGAAGGCAAAGTTATAAATAAAACTTCTCCCCGTATAGTCAAGAGGGTAGTCTCTGAGGCTACTGTAAAGGTGCTCAAGGACATATTGGGGACAGTGGTTATGGAGGGAGGCACGGGAAGAAGTGCAGCGATAGAAGGAAATCCTGTTGCAGGAAAAACAGGGACAGCACAGAAATTCGATTTCTCCATCAGAAGATATTCAAAACAGAAATATGTTAGCTCATTTGTTGGTTTTGTGCCAGCCGATGATCCAAGACTGGCAATAATTGTGGTGGTTGATGAACCAAAGGGTGAGATTTATGGAGGACGTGTTGCTGCTCCTGTCTTCAAGAACATAGCAGAACAGTCTATGGCGTATCTAAATATTCCTGTAAATACAGGTATGCATGTGGTTTTTACTAATGCTAATGGTAATGATTCTTATGAGGTTCAATGA